A single genomic interval of Lacrimispora sphenoides JCM 1415 harbors:
- a CDS encoding response regulator transcription factor, producing MAEKQRILIVDDDSNIAELISLYLLKECYETEIVGDGEEALRVFPEFRPHLVLLDLMLPGMDGYQVCREMRSSSQVPIIMLSAKGEVFDKVLGLELGADDYMIKPFDSKELVARVKAVLRRYQTNPVPAALHTDHQGDYVEYPDLIVNLTNYSVIYMGHSIEMPPKELELLYFLAASPNQVFTREQLLDHIWGYEYIGDTRTVDVHIKRLREKIKDHAGWALTTVWGIGYKFEVKR from the coding sequence ATGGCAGAAAAACAGCGGATATTGATTGTAGACGATGACAGCAACATCGCGGAATTAATTTCCCTCTATTTGTTAAAAGAATGCTATGAAACAGAAATCGTAGGCGACGGAGAGGAGGCACTCCGGGTATTTCCTGAGTTCCGTCCCCACCTTGTGCTTTTAGACCTGATGCTTCCCGGTATGGACGGCTACCAGGTCTGCCGGGAGATGCGTTCCTCCTCCCAGGTCCCCATCATCATGCTGTCCGCCAAGGGAGAGGTCTTTGACAAGGTTCTGGGCCTGGAACTGGGCGCCGACGACTATATGATCAAACCTTTTGATTCCAAGGAACTGGTGGCACGTGTAAAGGCCGTATTAAGACGTTACCAGACGAACCCTGTTCCTGCCGCTCTTCACACGGATCATCAGGGCGATTATGTGGAATATCCGGACCTCATTGTCAATCTGACGAATTATTCTGTTATCTATATGGGGCATTCCATCGAGATGCCGCCCAAGGAACTGGAGCTTCTTTATTTCCTTGCAGCCTCACCAAACCAGGTGTTTACAAGAGAGCAGCTTTTGGACCACATCTGGGGATATGAATACATCGGTGATACCAGAACCGTAGATGTCCATATCAAACGGCTCCGTGAAAAAATCAAGGATCATGCAGGCTGGGCCCTGACTACGGTTTGGGGAATCGGCTATAAATTCGAAGTAAAGAGATAA
- a CDS encoding Lrp/AsnC family transcriptional regulator, giving the protein MREKILAIIEKNSRIDLKDLAILLGENEAAIANEIAEMEKEHIICGYHTLINWDNTSDEKVMALIEVKVTPQRGMGFDKIAERIYQYSEVNAVYLMSGAFDFTVFIEGKTMRQVAQFVSEKLSPMESVLSTATHFVLKKYKDHGTVLAEGTTDERMLITP; this is encoded by the coding sequence ATGAGAGAAAAAATATTGGCAATAATTGAAAAAAACAGCAGGATCGATTTAAAGGATCTGGCGATTCTTTTAGGGGAAAATGAGGCCGCCATTGCCAATGAAATCGCTGAAATGGAAAAAGAGCATATCATATGCGGCTACCACACCCTGATTAACTGGGATAATACCAGCGATGAAAAAGTTATGGCTCTGATTGAGGTTAAGGTCACTCCCCAGAGAGGTATGGGTTTTGACAAGATCGCGGAGCGCATTTATCAGTACAGCGAGGTAAATGCCGTTTATCTCATGTCCGGTGCTTTTGACTTTACGGTTTTTATAGAAGGGAAGACTATGAGGCAGGTAGCACAATTTGTATCGGAGAAGCTGTCTCCCATGGAATCGGTGCTAAGCACGGCGACTCATTTTGTCTTAAAGAAATATAAAGACCATGGAACCGTTCTTGCTGAAGGGACAACCGATGAAAGGATGTTGATTACGCCGTGA
- a CDS encoding AIR synthase-related protein: MRRIERENTGTVRPGQDLVIAGYAGLSGTVETVKNKQEELYQWFSRDYVERILESGNMELEGDLEKWKEFGASECEPAGEGGVLKALWDLSGAYMTGIRFSLLRIPVKQETIEICERYDLNPYRLFSAGCLLFSADNGGDLVQALKEQGIHAAVIGKVTGGIKRIIDHGESVGYLDRPTEDELYKVLCPKSVDK; this comes from the coding sequence ATGAGACGGATCGAAAGGGAGAATACCGGAACCGTAAGGCCCGGGCAGGATCTTGTTATTGCAGGATATGCCGGGCTGTCCGGAACGGTGGAAACCGTAAAAAATAAACAGGAAGAATTATATCAATGGTTTTCCAGAGACTATGTAGAACGGATATTGGAATCCGGGAACATGGAACTGGAAGGAGATTTGGAAAAGTGGAAGGAATTCGGTGCATCTGAATGTGAACCGGCAGGTGAGGGCGGAGTTTTAAAGGCTCTTTGGGATTTATCCGGCGCTTATATGACGGGGATCCGTTTTTCCCTTCTCAGGATTCCGGTGAAACAGGAAACCATCGAAATTTGTGAGCGGTACGATTTAAACCCGTACCGCCTTTTCTCGGCAGGCTGCCTGCTTTTTTCGGCTGATAACGGAGGAGATCTGGTACAAGCTTTAAAAGAGCAGGGAATCCATGCAGCTGTGATCGGGAAAGTAACCGGAGGTATCAAACGGATCATTGACCACGGGGAAAGCGTCGGCTATCTTGACCGGCCCACAGAGGATGAACTTTATAAGGTTTTATGTCCAAAAAGCGTGGACAAATAA
- a CDS encoding S1C family serine protease: MPENNGPDDRKTEPRQFINEKIVRQPMSKRDMLKRALGLFTTAVIFGIIAAVTFTVSRPVAERFFAKGSTSESVPVTIPKDDPETVPSEAETGSVAETEPIEDILKSAMEKYPFSVDDLNTLYGSLRTLVQKADKGIVTVHSVKTQTDWFNNPVENSSLFSGVVIASANQELLVLTPDGAVEDAEAIRVAFSDGTEVQGTIKQTDKLSGMAIVSVSTADLGRALLEEIKAIELGNSYSVKQGDLVLAIGGPAGMVHSTGYGFISYITKNVQITDGMTRILYSDVKGNAGTGTFLMNTSGQIIGWVTDEHKNDSNKDMTAAMAISDYKSILGKMSNGAAFPYFGIKGQEVSAVMNSNGMPLGVYVVDVNADSPAYNAGIQCGDIIRSMGKETIVTMKDFQSVLENSNPGDVIPVSVSRYGREEYKEIQYQVTIGAR; encoded by the coding sequence ATGCCGGAAAATAACGGGCCAGATGATAGAAAGACGGAGCCTCGTCAGTTTATCAATGAAAAGATAGTGAGACAGCCCATGTCAAAAAGGGATATGTTAAAAAGGGCCTTGGGCCTTTTTACAACTGCGGTTATTTTCGGAATTATTGCAGCTGTTACATTTACCGTATCCCGACCTGTAGCTGAGCGATTTTTTGCTAAGGGGTCCACCAGTGAAAGTGTTCCTGTGACCATACCAAAGGATGATCCTGAAACTGTGCCTTCCGAGGCTGAGACCGGATCTGTAGCTGAGACAGAACCGATTGAGGATATTTTAAAATCTGCTATGGAGAAATATCCATTTTCAGTGGATGATTTAAATACTCTTTATGGAAGCCTAAGGACTCTTGTTCAAAAAGCGGACAAGGGAATCGTAACGGTCCATTCAGTGAAAACACAGACAGACTGGTTTAATAACCCTGTGGAAAACTCCAGCCTTTTTTCCGGAGTGGTTATTGCTTCTGCAAATCAGGAGCTCCTGGTGCTGACACCGGATGGAGCAGTGGAGGATGCGGAGGCGATTCGTGTGGCATTTTCAGACGGAACGGAAGTCCAGGGAACCATTAAGCAGACCGATAAGCTTTCCGGAATGGCCATCGTAAGCGTTTCCACGGCCGATCTTGGAAGGGCTTTGTTAGAGGAGATTAAGGCTATCGAGCTGGGAAATTCCTATTCTGTGAAGCAGGGTGATCTGGTTTTGGCCATTGGCGGCCCTGCCGGCATGGTCCATTCCACTGGATACGGATTTATATCGTATATAACGAAAAATGTACAAATTACCGATGGCATGACACGCATCCTGTATTCCGATGTGAAGGGAAATGCCGGAACTGGCACGTTCCTTATGAACACGTCGGGGCAGATCATCGGCTGGGTAACGGATGAACATAAGAATGACAGCAATAAGGATATGACAGCGGCTATGGCCATATCCGATTATAAGAGCATTTTGGGAAAAATGAGCAATGGGGCGGCATTCCCATACTTTGGGATCAAAGGACAGGAAGTAAGTGCTGTCATGAATAGCAACGGTATGCCTCTTGGGGTATATGTGGTTGATGTGAATGCAGACAGCCCTGCCTATAATGCCGGGATCCAGTGCGGCGATATCATAAGGTCCATGGGAAAGGAAACCATTGTTACCATGAAGGACTTTCAGTCAGTGCTTGAAAACTCCAATCCAGGAGATGTGATTCCTGTGAGTGTTTCCCGCTATGGAAGGGAAGAATATAAAGAGATACAGTATCAGGTAACCATTGGAGCCAGGTAA
- a CDS encoding response regulator transcription factor — MEANHILLVEDDKEIREGIEIYLRSQGYEVFQAADGVEGLKVLEREEIHLAIVDVMMPRMDGITMTVKLRETHDFPVIILSAKSEEVDKIMGLNIGADDYVSKPFTPMELLARVNSQLRRYKKYMDMLEAKEQREKSNVYSIGGLELNEDTVEVTVDEKPAKLTPIEFKILALLMKNPGRVFSAEEIYERVWNERAINTDTIMVHVRKIREKIEINPKEPKYLKVVWGVGYKIEKQA; from the coding sequence ATGGAAGCAAACCACATCTTATTGGTAGAGGATGATAAAGAGATCAGAGAGGGAATTGAGATATATTTAAGGAGCCAGGGATACGAGGTGTTCCAGGCGGCAGACGGTGTGGAAGGTCTTAAGGTGTTGGAGCGGGAAGAGATTCATCTGGCGATTGTGGATGTGATGATGCCCAGAATGGATGGCATTACTATGACCGTGAAATTAAGAGAGACCCATGATTTCCCTGTGATCATCTTATCGGCAAAGTCTGAGGAAGTGGATAAAATCATGGGGCTTAATATCGGCGCTGATGATTATGTTTCTAAGCCGTTTACTCCCATGGAACTGTTAGCAAGGGTGAATTCCCAGCTCAGGCGTTATAAAAAATATATGGATATGCTGGAAGCAAAGGAGCAGAGGGAGAAAAGCAATGTTTATTCCATCGGTGGGCTGGAGCTTAATGAGGATACGGTGGAAGTGACCGTTGACGAAAAACCGGCGAAACTGACTCCCATTGAATTTAAGATACTGGCTCTTCTTATGAAAAATCCGGGAAGGGTATTCTCCGCAGAAGAGATTTATGAACGGGTCTGGAATGAACGGGCCATTAACACGGATACGATCATGGTTCATGTAAGGAAAATCCGGGAAAAGATCGAGATCAACCCGAAGGAGCCGAAATATTTAAAGGTGGTGTGGGGCGTTGGATATAAAATTGAAAAACAGGCATAG
- a CDS encoding sensor histidine kinase codes for MTHSLYYKFVLGYLLFGLLGFVTIATFSSEITDQYLLGRRSEALYGEANQIASSYSGMYQGKDMKLTSSYPELVKEGNYLHAQIWIVDRQGKVVSDSAQSDKQGQVIENFDPTSMGNKSYTIGDYYHQFSYDVLSVHAPITGNYNTYGYVVIHLPLSSLKMERDGILNIVYVTSAVVFGLSLIILLVFTRNVYFPLKKITAGANEYAQGNLAHHIEVNTRDEMGYLAATLNYMSAELGKMEEYQKTFIANVSHDFRSPLTSIKGYLEAILDGTIPPEMHEKYLNRVISETERLNKLTQGMLTLNSLDCKGYLNRASFDINRVIKDTAASFEGTCSDKNITFDLTFSESIQMVYADLGKIQQVLYNLIDNAIKFSHADSTICIQASVKYEKIFVSIKDTGIGIPKESLKKIWDRFYKSDLSRGKDKKGTGLGLAIVREIIQSHGENIDVVSTEGVGSEFIFSLPKAGAP; via the coding sequence ATGACACATTCTCTCTATTATAAATTCGTCCTGGGCTATCTGCTGTTCGGCCTCCTCGGATTTGTTACCATTGCTACCTTTTCTTCTGAAATCACAGACCAATATCTTCTTGGCCGCCGTTCCGAAGCCTTGTATGGCGAAGCCAATCAGATCGCTTCCTCCTACAGCGGCATGTACCAAGGCAAGGACATGAAGCTGACCTCCTCCTATCCGGAGCTGGTGAAAGAAGGCAATTATCTTCATGCACAGATTTGGATTGTTGACCGGCAGGGTAAGGTGGTATCCGATAGTGCACAGTCAGACAAGCAGGGACAGGTCATCGAAAACTTTGACCCCACCTCAATGGGCAACAAGTCCTACACCATCGGCGATTACTATCATCAATTCTCCTATGATGTCTTAAGCGTCCATGCGCCCATTACAGGGAACTATAACACGTATGGCTATGTGGTGATCCACCTTCCGCTATCCTCTTTGAAAATGGAGAGGGACGGGATCTTAAACATCGTTTATGTCACATCAGCGGTAGTGTTTGGCCTCTCCCTGATTATCCTCCTGGTTTTTACCAGGAATGTTTATTTTCCTCTAAAAAAAATCACGGCAGGAGCAAACGAATACGCCCAGGGGAACTTAGCCCACCATATTGAGGTAAATACAAGGGATGAAATGGGCTATCTGGCCGCTACGCTTAACTATATGTCCGCTGAATTGGGGAAGATGGAGGAATATCAGAAAACCTTTATCGCCAACGTTTCCCATGACTTCCGCTCTCCATTAACCTCCATTAAGGGTTATCTGGAAGCCATCCTTGACGGAACCATACCGCCGGAGATGCATGAGAAATATTTAAACAGGGTTATTTCAGAAACAGAACGGTTAAACAAGCTGACCCAGGGAATGCTGACCCTTAATTCTCTGGACTGCAAGGGATATTTAAACCGCGCCAGCTTTGACATCAACCGGGTCATCAAGGATACGGCAGCTTCTTTTGAAGGAACATGCAGTGATAAAAACATCACCTTTGATCTAACCTTTTCTGAAAGCATTCAGATGGTTTATGCGGACCTTGGGAAGATACAGCAGGTACTCTATAATCTGATAGATAACGCCATAAAATTCAGCCATGCAGATTCCACCATCTGCATCCAGGCTTCAGTAAAGTATGAGAAAATCTTTGTATCCATTAAAGATACGGGAATCGGCATTCCAAAGGAAAGTTTAAAAAAGATCTGGGATCGGTTCTATAAATCGGACTTATCCAGAGGAAAAGATAAGAAGGGCACCGGACTTGGTCTTGCCATTGTCAGGGAGATCATCCAGTCCCACGGAGAAAATATTGATGTGGTCAGCACGGAAGGGGTCGGATCGGAGTTCATCTTCAGCCTGCCTAAGGCCGGAGCTCCATAG
- a CDS encoding 3'-5' exoribonuclease YhaM family protein: protein MKYVETFREGIHVSDVYLCKNKQIALTKSGKEYGNLILQDKTGTVDAKIWDLGSPGIGNFETLDYVYIDADVTVFQNSNQLNIKRIRKADEGEFVPGDYLPVSSKNIGLMYEEFLGFIRTIKNPHLRKLSESFFVEDAAFAKAFQFHSAAKSVHHGFVGGLLEHTLSVVKLCDYYAGYYPYINRDLLLTAAMFHDIGKTRELSTFPENDYTDDGQLLGHIIIGTEMVGERIRSMEGFPEKTASELKHCILAHHGELEYGSPKKPALIEALALNFADNTDAKMETMIEVLKGAGDNNGWLGYNRLMESNLRKTSE, encoded by the coding sequence ATGAAGTATGTAGAAACATTCCGTGAGGGAATTCATGTATCAGATGTGTATTTATGCAAAAATAAGCAGATTGCCCTTACGAAGTCAGGAAAAGAATATGGAAACCTGATTCTTCAGGATAAGACCGGAACAGTAGATGCCAAGATCTGGGACTTAGGCTCTCCGGGAATCGGGAACTTTGAAACTCTGGATTATGTATACATAGATGCAGATGTGACCGTTTTCCAGAATTCCAACCAGTTGAATATCAAGCGGATCCGGAAAGCGGATGAGGGAGAATTTGTTCCGGGTGATTATCTTCCGGTTTCCTCTAAAAATATCGGACTTATGTACGAGGAGTTTCTGGGCTTTATCCGGACAATTAAGAATCCTCATTTAAGAAAGCTCTCGGAAAGCTTTTTTGTGGAAGATGCCGCTTTTGCCAAGGCATTTCAGTTCCACTCTGCGGCAAAAAGTGTTCACCACGGCTTTGTGGGAGGACTTTTGGAGCATACCTTAAGTGTTGTGAAGCTGTGTGATTATTACGCCGGCTACTATCCGTACATTAACCGGGATTTGCTTTTAACCGCAGCCATGTTTCATGACATTGGAAAAACCAGGGAACTTTCCACATTCCCGGAAAACGACTATACCGATGACGGGCAGCTTTTGGGCCACATCATCATTGGAACGGAAATGGTGGGAGAGAGAATCCGGTCGATGGAAGGCTTTCCGGAAAAGACGGCTTCCGAACTGAAGCACTGCATTCTGGCCCATCACGGGGAGCTGGAATATGGTTCTCCAAAGAAACCGGCTTTAATCGAGGCGCTGGCGTTAAATTTTGCAGATAATACGGATGCCAAGATGGAGACAATGATCGAGGTGTTAAAGGGTGCAGGAGATAATAACGGATGGCTGGGATATAACCGGTTGATGGAAAGCAATTTACGGAAGACATCCGAATAA
- a CDS encoding tRNA (cytidine(34)-2'-O)-methyltransferase translates to MNIVLLEPEMPANTGNIGRTCVATGTKLHLIEPLGFKLNDKLIKRAGLDYWDKLDVTVYSDYQDFLNRNPAKIYMATTKGLHVYSDVEYEPDCFLMFGKESAGIPEEILLENQEQCIRIPMWGDIRSLNLSNSVSIVLYEALRQNGFERMTMTGELHHLQWKE, encoded by the coding sequence ATGAATATTGTATTATTGGAACCAGAGATGCCGGCCAACACCGGAAATATCGGCCGGACCTGTGTGGCTACGGGAACGAAGCTGCATCTGATTGAGCCTCTGGGATTTAAACTGAATGATAAACTGATTAAACGGGCCGGTCTGGATTACTGGGACAAGCTTGATGTAACGGTATACAGCGATTATCAGGATTTTCTGAACCGGAACCCAGCAAAGATCTACATGGCCACCACAAAGGGACTTCATGTCTATTCTGATGTAGAGTATGAACCGGACTGCTTTCTCATGTTTGGAAAGGAAAGTGCCGGGATTCCGGAAGAGATCCTTTTGGAGAATCAGGAACAGTGTATCAGAATCCCTATGTGGGGTGATATCAGGTCTTTAAATTTATCCAACTCTGTATCGATTGTGCTTTATGAGGCGTTGAGACAGAATGGATTCGAACGCATGACCATGACGGGTGAGCTTCATCATCTTCAGTGGAAGGAATAA
- a CDS encoding aminotransferase class I/II-fold pyridoxal phosphate-dependent enzyme: protein MRNPLSDRIVEIQPSGIRKFFDIVSEMKDAISLGVGEPDFDTPWHIREEGIYSLEKGRTFYTSNAGLKELKLEICSYLSRRFAVTYDPDHEVMVTVGGSEAIDIALRAMLNPGDEVLIPQPSYVSYVPCTILANGVPVIIDLEAKDQFKLTSEKLLEKITSKTKVLVLPFPNNPTGAVMKAEELEEIAKIVIEKDLFVISDEIYAELTYGSDHTTIAAFPGMKDRTVLINGFSKSYAMTGWRLGYAAAPRVILEQMLKIHQFAIMCAPTTSQYAAVAALRDGDKDVQVMRESYDQRRRYLIHAFKEMGMECFEPHGAFYTFPSVKRFGMTSDEFATRLLREEKVAVVPGTAFGDCGEGYLRISYAYSLKNLKEALGRMDRFVKKLDGKA from the coding sequence GTGAGAAATCCATTATCAGATCGGATCGTAGAGATCCAGCCTTCGGGAATCCGTAAATTTTTTGATATAGTAAGTGAAATGAAGGATGCAATTTCCCTTGGAGTAGGGGAACCTGATTTTGACACGCCCTGGCATATCCGGGAGGAGGGGATTTATTCCCTGGAAAAAGGCCGTACGTTTTATACCTCCAATGCAGGTCTGAAAGAATTAAAGCTGGAGATATGCAGTTATTTAAGCCGGCGCTTCGCGGTTACATATGATCCTGACCACGAAGTAATGGTGACGGTAGGCGGAAGTGAGGCCATTGATATTGCCCTCCGCGCCATGTTAAATCCCGGGGATGAAGTTTTAATCCCTCAGCCCAGCTACGTTTCCTATGTTCCCTGCACCATTCTGGCAAATGGCGTTCCGGTCATCATTGACCTGGAAGCAAAGGACCAGTTTAAGCTGACAAGTGAAAAGCTGCTGGAGAAGATCACCTCAAAGACCAAGGTATTGGTTCTTCCATTCCCCAATAACCCTACGGGAGCGGTTATGAAGGCGGAGGAGCTGGAGGAGATCGCTAAAATTGTTATAGAGAAGGATCTGTTTGTGATTTCGGATGAGATTTATGCGGAACTTACCTACGGAAGCGACCATACTACCATTGCTGCATTTCCCGGAATGAAGGACCGGACCGTACTCATTAACGGCTTTTCAAAATCCTATGCCATGACCGGCTGGCGCCTTGGCTATGCTGCGGCTCCGAGAGTGATACTGGAGCAGATGTTAAAGATCCATCAGTTTGCCATTATGTGTGCGCCGACCACCAGCCAGTATGCAGCAGTGGCAGCCCTGCGTGACGGAGACAAGGACGTTCAGGTGATGAGGGAATCCTATGACCAGAGGCGCCGTTATCTGATCCACGCATTTAAAGAAATGGGAATGGAGTGTTTTGAACCTCACGGTGCATTTTATACCTTCCCATCTGTCAAACGGTTTGGAATGACATCTGATGAGTTTGCTACCAGGCTCCTTCGGGAAGAAAAGGTAGCGGTAGTACCAGGTACGGCTTTTGGAGATTGTGGAGAAGGATATCTTCGTATTTCCTATGCATACTCTCTGAAGAATCTTAAGGAAGCCTTAGGCCGTATGGACCGATTTGTCAAGAAGCTGGATGGAAAGGCGTAA
- a CDS encoding endonuclease MutS2, which translates to MNQKALKTLEYHKIIAQLAEYASSDSGKALCRNLVPSTDYQEIVRSQCETTDAATRVRQKGGISFGGVKDIRPSIKRLDVGSALGIVEILSISSLLTASARAKAYGRHEDSELPDDSLEEFFRMLEPLTPVNTEIKRCILSEEEVSDDASPGLHHVRRSMRSINDKIHTQLNSILNSNRTYLQDAVITMRDGRYCLPVKSEHKSQVSGMVHDQSSTGSTLFIEPMAIVKLNNDLRALEIQEQKEIEMILADLSNQLAPYLEELETNFEILTKLDFIFAKAALSKHYNASQPEFNTKRIINIKDGRHPLLDPAKVVPISIHLGRDFDLLIVTGPNTGGKTVSLKTVGLFTLMGQSGLHIPAFDGSQLAVFDEVFADIGDEQSIEQSLSTFSAHMTNIVQILGQADSNSLCLFDELGAGTDPTEGAALAISILSFLHNMKCRTMATTHYSELKVFALTTPGVENACCEFNVETLRPTYRLLIGVPGKSNAFAISKKLGLPDYIIEDAKTNLEAKDETFEDLLTHLEQNRVTIEKERIQIASYKQEVEQLKARLTQKEERLDERRDQMIRAAKEEAQKILRDAKDTADQTIRNINKLAADSGVSKELEEQRSKLRSKLQDVDSSLSLKNEKKQPGKKIDPKKLKLGDGVKVLSMNLNGTVNSLPNAKGDLYVQMGILRSLVNLSDLELLHEESVSTPASGGSRKSGSGSSSTRMSKSFTISPEINLIGMTTDEAIPQLDKYLDDAYLAHLPQVRVVHGRGTGALKNAVHKHLKKLKYVKEFRLGAFGEGDSGVTIVSFK; encoded by the coding sequence ATGAATCAGAAAGCATTAAAAACTTTAGAATATCATAAAATCATCGCACAGCTTGCAGAATACGCTTCCAGCGATTCAGGCAAGGCGCTGTGCCGGAATCTGGTACCATCAACGGACTACCAGGAGATCGTGAGATCCCAGTGCGAGACGACCGATGCCGCCACCAGAGTGCGCCAGAAAGGCGGCATCTCTTTTGGAGGCGTAAAAGACATCCGGCCATCCATAAAACGTCTGGACGTTGGAAGCGCTCTGGGAATTGTGGAGATTCTTTCCATCAGTTCCCTTCTAACCGCCTCAGCCCGGGCGAAAGCCTACGGACGCCATGAGGACTCTGAGCTGCCGGATGACTCACTGGAAGAATTCTTCCGTATGCTGGAACCATTAACCCCGGTCAACACGGAAATCAAACGCTGCATCCTCTCCGAAGAGGAGGTCAGCGATGACGCCAGCCCGGGACTTCATCATGTAAGGCGCTCCATGCGTTCTATTAATGATAAGATCCATACCCAGTTAAATTCTATATTAAACTCCAACCGGACTTATCTACAGGATGCGGTGATCACCATGAGGGATGGACGATACTGTCTCCCGGTGAAATCCGAGCATAAATCCCAGGTGTCAGGCATGGTTCACGACCAGTCCTCCACAGGTTCCACACTTTTTATCGAACCAATGGCTATCGTGAAGCTTAATAATGATTTAAGGGCCCTGGAAATCCAGGAACAGAAAGAAATCGAAATGATCCTGGCCGATTTAAGCAACCAGCTGGCTCCCTATCTTGAGGAGCTGGAAACAAATTTTGAGATTCTGACCAAGCTGGATTTTATTTTTGCAAAAGCAGCCTTATCCAAACATTACAATGCAAGCCAACCGGAATTTAATACAAAGAGGATCATAAACATTAAGGATGGACGCCATCCCCTGCTTGACCCAGCCAAGGTGGTTCCCATCAGCATCCATCTGGGCCGGGACTTTGATCTGTTAATTGTAACCGGACCAAATACCGGAGGAAAAACAGTTTCCTTAAAGACAGTGGGCTTATTTACCCTCATGGGACAGTCCGGCCTTCATATACCGGCATTTGACGGTTCCCAGCTGGCAGTGTTTGATGAAGTGTTTGCAGATATCGGAGATGAACAGAGCATTGAGCAGAGCTTAAGTACTTTTTCCGCCCATATGACCAACATTGTCCAGATCCTGGGCCAGGCAGACAGCAATTCTCTCTGCCTGTTTGATGAGCTTGGAGCTGGAACCGATCCAACGGAAGGAGCGGCCCTCGCCATCTCCATCCTGTCATTTCTCCATAATATGAAATGCCGCACCATGGCCACCACCCATTACAGTGAGCTAAAGGTATTCGCACTCACAACCCCAGGCGTGGAAAATGCCTGCTGCGAGTTTAATGTAGAGACCCTAAGACCCACCTACCGCCTTTTAATCGGCGTGCCTGGTAAGAGTAACGCCTTTGCCATTTCAAAAAAGCTGGGACTTCCGGATTATATCATTGAAGATGCGAAAACCAACCTTGAGGCAAAGGATGAAACCTTCGAAGACCTTTTGACCCATCTGGAACAAAACCGCGTTACCATTGAAAAGGAACGGATCCAGATCGCCTCCTATAAGCAGGAGGTAGAACAGCTAAAAGCCCGTCTGACCCAGAAGGAAGAACGGCTTGATGAACGCCGGGATCAGATGATACGGGCAGCCAAAGAGGAAGCACAGAAGATCCTCCGGGATGCCAAGGATACGGCAGACCAGACCATACGGAACATTAACAAGCTGGCCGCAGACTCCGGCGTAAGTAAGGAGCTGGAAGAACAGCGGAGCAAGTTAAGAAGCAAGCTTCAGGATGTGGATTCTTCCCTCTCCCTGAAAAACGAGAAAAAGCAGCCAGGAAAGAAGATCGATCCCAAAAAGCTGAAGCTGGGAGACGGTGTAAAGGTCTTAAGCATGAACTTAAACGGGACTGTAAACTCTCTTCCCAATGCAAAAGGCGATCTGTATGTACAGATGGGAATTCTCCGTTCTTTGGTCAACCTTTCGGACTTAGAGCTTCTCCACGAGGAGTCTGTTTCCACTCCCGCCTCTGGCGGTTCCCGAAAATCAGGAAGCGGAAGCAGTTCTACACGTATGTCCAAATCCTTTACCATCTCTCCGGAGATTAACCTGATCGGGATGACAACGGATGAAGCCATTCCCCAGCTGGACAAATACTTGGATGATGCCTATCTGGCCCACCTTCCCCAGGTGCGTGTGGTACATGGCCGTGGAACGGGAGCCTTAAAAAATGCGGTGCACAAGCACTTAAAGAAGTTAAAGTATGTGAAGGAATTCCGGCTTGGCGCCTTTGGCGAAGGGGATTCCGGCGTAACCATTGTTTCATTTAAGTAA